The Mycobacterium seoulense genome has a window encoding:
- a CDS encoding virulence factor Mce family protein: MIVAGAGASGCGWHGLNSLPLPGTQGNGPGSYVIQAQMPDVNNIQPNSRVRVADVTVGHVTKIERQGWHALVTMQLNGDVALPANATAKIGTTSLLGSYHIELGAPKDEPPQGKLRDGSVISLARGGAYPSTEQTLAALSLVLNGGGLGQVQDITEALSTAFRGREQDLRSLIGQLDEFSAHLNDQSGDIVAATESLNRLVGKFAAQQPVLDRALATVPDALAVLNAERDKLVEAADQLSKFSALTVDSVDKTKVNLVKELHQVGPVLESLANAGPALTRSLSLLATFPFPNETFENFQRGDYANLTAIVDLTLSRIDQGLLTGTRWECHLTQLELQWGRTIGQFPSPCTAGYRGTPGNPLTTAYRWDQGP, translated from the coding sequence ATGATCGTGGCCGGGGCCGGGGCATCCGGCTGTGGCTGGCACGGCCTGAATTCGCTGCCGTTGCCCGGCACGCAGGGCAACGGACCGGGGTCCTATGTGATCCAAGCCCAGATGCCTGATGTCAACAATATTCAGCCGAACTCGCGTGTCCGCGTCGCCGACGTGACGGTCGGGCATGTGACAAAAATCGAGCGTCAGGGCTGGCACGCGCTGGTGACCATGCAACTCAACGGGGATGTCGCCCTGCCCGCCAACGCCACGGCGAAGATCGGCACGACCAGCTTGCTAGGCTCCTACCACATCGAGCTCGGTGCACCGAAAGACGAACCGCCACAAGGAAAGCTACGCGACGGCTCCGTCATTTCGCTGGCACGCGGCGGTGCCTACCCGAGCACCGAGCAGACGTTGGCGGCGCTGTCGCTGGTGCTCAATGGTGGCGGACTGGGCCAGGTACAGGACATCACCGAAGCATTGAGCACCGCGTTCCGCGGCCGCGAGCAAGACCTGCGCAGCCTGATCGGCCAGCTGGACGAATTTTCCGCACACCTCAACGACCAGTCCGGTGACATCGTCGCGGCCACCGAGAGCCTGAACCGACTGGTCGGCAAGTTCGCCGCGCAGCAACCCGTCCTGGATCGCGCCCTGGCAACTGTCCCCGACGCCCTCGCGGTGCTGAACGCCGAGCGAGACAAGCTCGTTGAGGCCGCCGATCAGTTGAGCAAGTTCAGTGCCCTGACCGTCGACTCGGTCGACAAGACCAAAGTGAACCTGGTCAAGGAACTACACCAAGTCGGACCGGTGCTCGAGTCGCTCGCAAATGCCGGTCCAGCCCTGACACGATCGCTGTCCCTGCTGGCGACCTTCCCGTTTCCGAATGAGACATTCGAGAATTTCCAACGCGGCGACTACGCCAACCTGACCGCGATCGTCGACCTCACGCTGAGCCGGATCGACCAGGGACTGTTGACCGGCACCCGGTGGGAGTGCCATCTGACCCAGCTCGAGCTCCAATGGGGTCGCACCATCGGCCAGTTCCCCAGCCCGTGCACCGCCGGCTACCGAGGCACCCCTGGCAATCCGCTTACCACGGCCTATCGCTGGGACCAGGGGCCCTAG
- a CDS encoding MCE family protein has product MSRGPNGHRLHDGWWTLILFAAIGVVVLVTALSFSGALRSYVPVTLTADRSGLVMDTGAKVMMRGVQVGRVNQIGQTGQDKNGTSLKLEIEPDQIRYIPANVEAQISATTAFGAKFVDLVVPQNPSRSRLSAGAVLHSKNVSTEINTVFENVVQLLNMVDPLKLNAVLTAVADAVRGQGERIGRAGADLNQVLRALNARSETIRQDWRSLKDFSDTYSVAAQDIVTILNAVSTTSTTVVNHSNQLDALLLNVIGLSNSGANLLGYSRDNLVASVNTLEPTTNLLLKYNPEYTCFLQGTKWYLDNGGYSAWGGADGRTLQLDVALLLGNDPYAYPDNLPLVAAKGGPGGRPGCGSLPDATKNFPVRELVTNTGWGTGLDIRPNPGIGHPCWADYLPVTRAAPKPPSIRQCIPGPAIGPNPGGPPYGAALYGPGGVPLWPGVPAAPPPAEPGPAPPP; this is encoded by the coding sequence ATGAGTCGCGGACCAAATGGACACCGTCTGCACGACGGATGGTGGACGCTGATCCTGTTCGCGGCAATCGGTGTGGTTGTTCTCGTGACGGCGCTGTCCTTCAGTGGCGCACTGCGGTCCTACGTGCCAGTGACGCTGACCGCCGACCGCTCCGGGCTGGTAATGGACACCGGCGCCAAAGTCATGATGCGCGGCGTGCAGGTGGGCCGGGTCAACCAGATCGGCCAGACCGGTCAGGACAAGAATGGAACCAGCCTCAAGCTGGAGATCGAACCCGACCAAATCCGTTATATCCCCGCCAATGTCGAGGCACAGATCAGCGCCACCACCGCGTTCGGTGCGAAGTTCGTCGACCTGGTGGTACCGCAGAACCCGAGCCGTTCGCGGCTGTCCGCTGGGGCTGTGCTGCATTCGAAGAACGTCAGCACGGAGATCAACACCGTCTTCGAGAACGTCGTCCAGTTACTCAACATGGTCGATCCGCTCAAGTTGAACGCGGTGCTGACGGCGGTGGCCGATGCCGTACGGGGGCAAGGTGAACGGATAGGCAGGGCGGGTGCCGACCTCAACCAGGTTCTGCGGGCACTCAACGCGCGCAGCGAAACGATTCGCCAAGACTGGCGATCCCTCAAAGACTTCAGCGACACCTATAGCGTCGCCGCCCAGGACATCGTGACGATCCTGAACGCCGTGAGCACGACGAGCACGACCGTCGTGAATCATTCAAACCAACTCGATGCCCTGTTGCTCAACGTGATTGGCTTGTCGAATTCCGGAGCCAATCTTCTCGGATACAGCAGGGACAATCTCGTCGCGTCGGTCAACACCCTCGAGCCGACCACGAACCTCCTACTCAAATACAACCCCGAGTACACCTGCTTCCTGCAGGGCACCAAGTGGTATCTCGACAATGGCGGCTATTCGGCGTGGGGTGGCGCCGACGGCCGGACACTGCAACTCGATGTCGCGCTGTTGTTGGGCAACGACCCCTATGCCTATCCCGACAACCTGCCACTTGTCGCGGCCAAGGGCGGCCCCGGCGGAAGGCCAGGTTGTGGGTCGTTACCGGATGCCACCAAGAACTTCCCGGTGCGCGAGCTCGTCACCAACACCGGGTGGGGAACCGGGCTCGATATCAGGCCCAACCCCGGCATCGGGCATCCGTGCTGGGCCGACTACCTCCCGGTGACCCGCGCCGCGCCCAAGCCGCCCTCGATCCGGCAATGCATTCCCGGGCCGGCAATCGGCCCGAATCCGGGGGGCCCGCCGTACGGCGCGGCGCTATATGGACCGGGCGGAGTGCCGCTGTGGCCGGGAGTGCCGGCGGCCCCACCGCCGGCCGAGCCCGGTCCGGCACCACCACCGTGA
- a CDS encoding virulence factor Mce family protein has protein sequence MQENLSGVAVRLGVFLMGCLLTAALLVAVFGEVRFGEGKTYYAEFTNVSNLREGKLVRIAGVEVGKVEKISLNPDATVRVEFTADNSVTLTQGTQAVIRYDNLFGDRYLALEEGAGGLAVLAPRQTIPLSRTKPALDLDALIGGFKPLFRALNPEQVNALSEQLLQTFQGEGPTIGSFLNQAAAVTNTLADRDQLIGQVVDNLNVVLGSLGDQSDRLDKAVTSLSQLVHGLAERKTDISNAVAYTNAAAGSITDLLAQARVPFSKVVHETDRVADIVLADHDYLDNLLNTLPDKYQALVRQGMYGDFFAFYLCDVVLKVNGKGGQPVYIKVAGQATGRCAPK, from the coding sequence ATGCAGGAGAACCTGAGCGGCGTCGCAGTGCGCCTCGGTGTCTTCCTGATGGGCTGCCTGCTGACCGCGGCCCTACTGGTTGCCGTGTTCGGGGAGGTGCGGTTCGGCGAAGGCAAGACCTACTATGCCGAGTTCACCAACGTGTCCAACCTCAGGGAGGGCAAGCTGGTCCGCATCGCCGGCGTTGAGGTCGGCAAGGTCGAGAAGATCTCCCTCAACCCGGACGCGACCGTGCGCGTTGAGTTCACCGCCGACAACTCGGTCACCCTCACGCAAGGAACCCAGGCGGTGATCCGCTACGACAACCTGTTCGGCGACCGTTACCTCGCGTTGGAAGAAGGGGCCGGCGGTCTCGCCGTCCTTGCTCCGCGCCAAACAATTCCACTGAGCCGCACCAAACCGGCGCTGGACCTCGACGCCCTGATCGGCGGCTTCAAGCCACTGTTTCGCGCACTAAACCCCGAACAGGTCAACGCCCTCAGCGAACAGCTGCTGCAGACGTTTCAGGGAGAGGGCCCCACGATCGGGTCATTTCTGAATCAGGCTGCGGCCGTGACCAATACCTTGGCGGACCGCGATCAGCTCATCGGGCAGGTGGTCGACAACCTCAACGTGGTGCTGGGTTCGCTTGGGGACCAGAGCGACCGGCTGGACAAAGCGGTGACATCGTTATCGCAGTTGGTGCACGGGCTCGCCGAACGCAAGACCGACATCTCCAATGCGGTGGCCTACACGAACGCAGCCGCCGGATCCATCACCGACCTACTGGCGCAAGCCCGCGTGCCGTTTTCGAAGGTGGTTCACGAGACCGATCGGGTCGCGGACATCGTCCTCGCCGACCACGATTATCTCGACAATCTGCTCAACACGCTGCCGGATAAGTACCAGGCGCTGGTCCGCCAGGGTATGTATGGCGACTTCTTCGCGTTCTACCTGTGCGATGTCGTGCTCAAGGTCAACGGCAAGGGAGGCCAGCCCGTGTACATCAAGGTGGCCGGTCAGGCCACCGGGCGGTGCGCGCCGAAATGA
- a CDS encoding ABC transporter permease, whose protein sequence is MTKTAVGEWTRMGSQVRFYVSAVAGIPDAVMRYRGELLRVIAQMGLGVGTLAVIGGTVVIVGFLAMTTGAIVAVQGYNQFASVGVEALTGFASAFFNTREIQPGTVMVALAATVGAGATAQLGAMRINEEIDALEVIGIRSVSYLASTRVVAGVVVAIPLFCVGLMTAYLAARVGTTVVYGQGSGVYDHYFNTFLRPTDVLWSSFEVVVVALMIMLVCTYYGYTAHGGPAGVGEAVGRAVRASMVLASIAIVVMTLAIYGQSPNFHLAS, encoded by the coding sequence ATGACGAAAACCGCTGTGGGCGAATGGACCCGGATGGGATCGCAGGTGCGGTTCTACGTCAGCGCCGTCGCCGGGATTCCGGACGCCGTCATGCGCTACCGCGGCGAGCTGCTGCGGGTGATCGCGCAAATGGGTTTGGGCGTCGGGACTCTCGCGGTGATCGGCGGAACGGTGGTCATCGTCGGATTCTTGGCCATGACCACTGGTGCGATCGTGGCGGTGCAAGGCTACAACCAGTTCGCCTCCGTGGGCGTAGAGGCCCTGACCGGCTTCGCGTCTGCCTTCTTCAACACCCGCGAGATTCAGCCGGGAACCGTCATGGTCGCGCTGGCCGCCACCGTCGGTGCCGGCGCCACGGCACAGCTGGGGGCGATGCGGATCAACGAGGAAATCGATGCGCTTGAGGTGATTGGCATCCGCAGCGTCAGCTATCTGGCAAGCACCAGGGTAGTGGCCGGGGTGGTCGTGGCGATCCCGCTCTTTTGCGTGGGCCTCATGACCGCATATCTGGCCGCGCGCGTCGGCACCACGGTCGTCTATGGGCAAGGGTCCGGCGTGTACGACCACTACTTCAACACCTTCCTCCGCCCGACCGATGTGCTCTGGTCGTCGTTCGAAGTGGTCGTGGTCGCCCTGATGATCATGCTGGTGTGCACCTATTACGGGTACACCGCACACGGCGGGCCCGCCGGAGTGGGCGAAGCCGTCGGCCGGGCCGTGCGCGCCTCGATGGTCCTCGCGTCGATCGCGATAGTCGTCATGACACTCGCCATCTACGGCCAATCCCCGAACTTCCACCTGGCGAGCTAG
- a CDS encoding virulence factor Mce family protein, which produces MRSHAERNRLIIGAVGIVTIAGLILAALQLQNLPFLDQGKSVSAYFADAGGLRTGNTVEVSGYPVGKVSSIELDGPGVLVKFHIDNDIRLGSRTEVEIKTKGLLGSKFLDVMPRGEGRLDGPIPIERTMSPYQLPDALGDLATTISGLNTNRLSESLDTMAQTFADTPADFRNAMKGVSRLAQTLDERDTQLRGLLDNAAKATGVLAKRTDQIVTLVRDTNALLAQLRTQSAALEQLWTNISSVSRQLQGFIAENRQQLRPTLDKLNGVLSIVEDRKERVQKAIPLINSYVMSLGESLSSGPFFKAYVVNLLPGQFVQPFISAAFSDLGLDPATLLPSQVTDPPTGQPGTPALPVPYPRTGQGGDPRLNLPDAITGNPGDRPCGLPGVPLPGPGCYPFREPPPAPPPGGPPPGPPAQQPGGNP; this is translated from the coding sequence ATGAGATCACACGCGGAACGCAACCGGCTGATCATCGGCGCCGTCGGCATCGTGACGATCGCCGGACTTATCCTGGCCGCCTTGCAACTTCAGAATCTGCCCTTTCTCGATCAGGGTAAGAGTGTCTCCGCCTATTTCGCCGACGCAGGTGGGCTGCGGACCGGAAACACCGTAGAGGTCTCGGGCTATCCGGTAGGAAAGGTCTCCAGCATCGAACTCGATGGCCCCGGTGTGCTGGTGAAGTTCCACATTGACAACGACATTCGACTCGGAAGCCGCACCGAGGTGGAAATCAAGACCAAGGGCCTGTTGGGCAGCAAGTTCCTTGACGTCATGCCGCGTGGCGAGGGCCGCCTCGACGGGCCCATACCGATCGAGCGAACGATGTCGCCCTACCAACTGCCCGATGCGCTGGGCGACCTCGCCACCACGATCAGCGGGCTGAACACCAACCGGCTGTCGGAATCACTGGACACGATGGCTCAAACCTTTGCCGATACGCCGGCGGATTTCCGTAACGCGATGAAAGGTGTGTCCCGGCTTGCCCAAACACTCGATGAACGCGACACCCAATTACGTGGACTGCTCGACAACGCCGCCAAAGCGACGGGGGTGCTGGCCAAACGCACCGACCAGATCGTGACCCTGGTGCGCGACACGAACGCGCTGTTGGCGCAGCTACGCACGCAAAGCGCAGCCCTGGAACAGCTCTGGACGAACATCTCGTCGGTATCACGGCAATTGCAGGGCTTCATCGCCGAGAACCGACAGCAGCTGCGACCGACGCTGGACAAGCTCAACGGGGTGCTGTCGATCGTCGAAGACCGCAAGGAACGGGTGCAGAAGGCCATCCCGCTGATCAACTCCTATGTCATGTCGCTCGGCGAATCGCTGTCCTCCGGTCCGTTCTTCAAGGCCTATGTGGTGAATCTGCTGCCCGGCCAATTCGTGCAGCCGTTCATCAGCGCCGCGTTCTCCGACCTGGGGCTGGACCCGGCCACGTTGCTCCCCTCACAGGTGACGGACCCGCCAACCGGCCAACCCGGAACCCCGGCGTTGCCGGTCCCGTACCCGCGGACTGGCCAGGGTGGCGACCCACGGTTGAATCTGCCCGACGCGATCACCGGCAACCCCGGCGACCGTCCGTGCGGATTGCCGGGTGTGCCACTGCCCGGCCCCGGCTGCTATCCCTTTCGGGAGCCGCCGCCCGCTCCGCCGCCCGGCGGTCCACCACCCGGGCCGCCCGCGCAGCAGCCGGGAGGGAACCCGTGA
- a CDS encoding MlaE family ABC transporter permease produces the protein MVTVVDQPTYRALRPVRAMGDFFVMTLETFVSIFRPPFAWREYLFQCWFVARVSTLPGVLMTIPWAVISGFLFNVLLTDIGAADFSGTGCAIFTVDQSAPIVTVLVVAGAGATAMCADLGARTIREELDALRVMGINPIQALAVPRVLAATTVSLALSSVVTATGLIGAFFCSVFLMHVSAGAWVTGLTTLTHTIDVIISMIKATLFGLMAGLIACYKGMSVDGGPAGVGRAVNETVVFAFIVLFVINIIVTAVGMPFMVS, from the coding sequence ATGGTGACGGTGGTCGATCAACCGACTTATCGGGCGTTGAGGCCGGTTCGCGCGATGGGCGACTTCTTCGTGATGACGCTGGAAACGTTCGTGTCCATCTTCAGGCCACCGTTCGCGTGGCGTGAATACCTGTTCCAGTGCTGGTTCGTGGCCCGGGTGTCGACGCTGCCGGGCGTGCTGATGACGATCCCGTGGGCGGTGATTTCGGGCTTCCTCTTCAACGTCTTGTTGACCGACATCGGTGCCGCGGATTTTTCCGGCACCGGCTGTGCGATCTTCACCGTGGACCAAAGCGCCCCGATCGTCACGGTGTTGGTGGTCGCGGGCGCCGGAGCCACTGCCATGTGTGCCGATCTGGGTGCACGCACCATCCGCGAAGAACTCGATGCGCTGCGGGTCATGGGCATCAACCCCATTCAAGCCCTGGCGGTTCCCCGTGTGCTGGCAGCCACGACGGTATCGCTGGCCCTGAGTTCGGTGGTGACGGCGACGGGTCTTATCGGCGCGTTCTTCTGCTCCGTATTTCTCATGCACGTCTCGGCGGGTGCGTGGGTGACGGGTCTGACCACCCTTACCCACACGATCGACGTCATCATCTCGATGATCAAGGCGACGCTCTTCGGGCTGATGGCGGGGCTGATCGCATGCTACAAGGGCATGTCGGTCGATGGCGGCCCGGCCGGCGTCGGCCGAGCGGTGAACGAGACTGTGGTCTTCGCCTTCATCGTCTTGTTCGTCATCAACATCATCGTCACCGCGGTCGGCATGCCGTTCATGGTGTCGTGA
- a CDS encoding virulence factor Mce family protein: protein MTTKLRRSRPALATTLVLVLIAGVIVTMRTADEAARTVVVAYFDNSNGVFAGDDVRIRGVPVGKVLKIEPQPLRAKISFSFDRRYKVPADAKAAILSPQLVTGRAIQLTPPYTGGPLMADGAVIPQDRTVVPVEWDDLRAQLQRLTELLKPTRPGGVSTLGALINTAADNLRGQGPTIRDTIIKLSQAVSALGDHSKDIFSTLKYLSILVTALRDSADLLAQLNLNLSAVSAVLADDPNKVAQAAEDLNAVVGDVQSFAAENREAIGTASDKLTSISNMLVGSLDDIKQTLHISPTVLQNFNNIFEPANGSLTGALAGNNMANPIAFLCGAIQAASRLGGEQAAKLCVQYMAPIVKNRQYNYPPIGENLFVGAQARPNEVTYSEDWMRPDHVPPVVDPSPAAPPAPDTPASATVATDPAAGLRGLMTPPGGSR from the coding sequence GTGACCACGAAGCTGCGGCGTTCCCGGCCCGCGCTGGCGACCACCCTCGTCCTGGTGCTGATCGCGGGCGTGATCGTCACGATGCGAACCGCGGACGAGGCCGCCCGCACCGTCGTGGTCGCCTACTTCGACAACAGCAACGGGGTGTTCGCCGGCGACGATGTCCGTATCCGGGGTGTACCGGTGGGCAAGGTACTCAAAATTGAACCGCAGCCGCTGCGGGCCAAAATCTCGTTCTCGTTCGACCGCAGGTACAAAGTCCCAGCCGATGCCAAGGCCGCGATCCTCTCACCACAACTGGTGACGGGCCGGGCCATTCAGCTGACACCGCCGTACACGGGCGGCCCCCTCATGGCCGATGGCGCGGTCATCCCCCAGGACCGCACCGTGGTGCCTGTCGAATGGGATGACCTCCGTGCACAACTGCAGCGGTTGACCGAGTTGTTGAAGCCCACCCGGCCGGGCGGCGTCAGCACGCTGGGTGCATTGATCAATACCGCCGCCGACAACCTGCGCGGGCAAGGACCCACGATCCGGGACACCATTATCAAACTGTCGCAGGCCGTTTCGGCACTCGGCGACCACAGTAAGGACATCTTCTCCACCTTGAAGTATCTGTCGATACTGGTAACCGCGCTACGCGACAGTGCCGATCTGCTCGCGCAACTGAACCTCAACCTTTCCGCGGTCTCGGCAGTGCTGGCCGACGACCCGAACAAGGTCGCCCAAGCGGCCGAAGACCTCAACGCGGTCGTCGGCGACGTGCAGAGCTTCGCCGCCGAGAACCGCGAAGCAATCGGCACTGCATCGGACAAGCTCACGTCGATCAGCAACATGCTGGTCGGCAGCCTCGACGACATCAAACAGACACTGCACATCAGCCCGACGGTGCTACAGAACTTCAACAACATCTTCGAACCCGCCAACGGATCGCTGACCGGCGCCCTGGCGGGAAACAACATGGCCAACCCAATCGCCTTCTTGTGCGGAGCGATTCAGGCCGCGTCACGATTAGGAGGCGAGCAAGCGGCGAAACTCTGCGTCCAGTACATGGCGCCGATTGTGAAGAACCGCCAATACAACTACCCGCCGATAGGGGAGAACCTCTTCGTCGGGGCCCAGGCCAGGCCCAACGAGGTCACCTACAGCGAGGACTGGATGCGGCCCGACCACGTTCCGCCAGTGGTCGATCCGTCACCCGCCGCTCCGCCGGCTCCCGACACGCCAGCGAGTGCGACGGTAGCGACCGACCCCGCTGCCGGTCTGCGCGGCCTGATGACACCGCCGGGAGGTAGCCGGTGA